A region of the Carya illinoinensis cultivar Pawnee chromosome 16, C.illinoinensisPawnee_v1, whole genome shotgun sequence genome:
TAAAGCAAATGAAAGTTAGCTCAAAAGAAGATACCAAGAAACTTTTGTTGTagtgctgtgtaatttattacTTATCTCAATTAAAGGTACCGCAAGGAAGTGACCAAGAAACTCCTCATCTTTCCTGGAAGTTGCCAAGAATAGAATCTTgtctaattaatttattatttattccaTTGAAAGGGACCGCAAGAAATTGCCAAGAAACTCTCATCATCTTTCTTCATCAAACATGTATCTATTTTCTAATGCAACTTTCAACTTCTGAATTCTCAATTTAAGGAGAGTACTCTTTCAGTAGTAATCCGCCATAGATAAACAATTTACTTCTCTGATGGCTGTTCAAGGtgcttcttcctcttcccttTCTTCTTTTACTCATAGGTGTAAGTACGATGTATTCTTGAGCTTTAGAGGTGAGGATACTCGTAACAATTTTACTGCCCATCTACATGCTGCTTTAGTTCAAAGAGGCATAAACACATACAGAGATGACGACAAGCTTCAAAGAGGGGAAGAAATCTCACAAGCACTTTCCGAAGCTATCGAAAGCTCAAGGATTTCAGTTGTAGTACTCTCAAAAAAGTATGCATCATCGAGATGGTGCTTGGAAGAGTTGGCGATGATCATCGATtgtaaaaaaacaaagcaacaaATAGTTCTACCAGTGTTTTACGATGTAGATCCAACAGAGGTACGACATCAGAGTGGGAGTTTTGGAAAAGCATGGGCTAAGCTTAAAGATGAGACCGAGGATGAGACGAAGTTACAGAGGTGGAAATCAGCCCTTACAGAAGTGGCCAACTTGGCTGGGTTCCCTTTAGGAGGCAGGTATGTTGCTTCCACCCACTCTTACGCCTTtattataaaaacacaaaaatgtgATAATAATACATCTTAACAAGGCAAACCAAATCTGAGAAGGGAACCAAAAACGTTAATTAAATAGATCATTGCCATTTGTTGCCATATATAAAACTTTGAGTAcaagttcattttcttttgtttctttgttgtgaAAAGcctaaaaactcttttttttttttttttttttttctttttcattgccAGGAACGAATCTGAATTTATCCAAGAAGTTGTTCGAACGGTTTTTAAAGTAGTTATGCCTAAATCTTTAAATCACATTTCCAAGCATCTAGTTGGAATGCAGTCTAGAGTACAGTACGTCCGTAATAAGCTTTCAAGTGTAGAAGTGAATGACACTACACGCATACTAGGGATCTTTGGAGTTGGTGGAGTCGGTAAAACAACTCTGGCTAAAGAGATCTACAACTCATTTCTTAGCCAGTTTCAATATAGTTGTTTTCTTGCCGACGTGAGAGAAACTTCAGAGCAAGGGAAGGGTTTAATTCGTTTGCAAGAGACACTTCTTCGTGAGATCCTAGGAGACTCGAGTTTGAAGGTTcaaaatgaagatgaaggaatgggtctcataaaaaaaatgcttttgaGTAAAAAGGTTCTTTTActtcttgatgatgtggatcAATTGTCCCAAGTTGAAAAGTTACTTGGAGATTGTGATAGGCTTGGTGATTGGCTTGGTTTAGGtagtttaattattataacaaCAAGAGATGAAGGTTTATTAACCAATTATAATGTTCATCTACCATACAAGATGAAGGAATTGTATCAAGATGAAGCTCGTCGGCTGTTTTGTTGGAATGCCTTCAAAAAGGAAGAACCTAGCCAAGGTTTTGCAGAACTCACAGAAAATTTTTTGCGTTATGCTGGGGGCCTTCCATTGGCTTTAAAGGTGCTGGGgtcatatttatataaaagagaagaaattaaattttggGAAGATGCTCTAGAAAAGTGCAAAAGAAGACTTCCCGATGATATTCAAGGCAAGCTTAGAATAAGCTATGATGGTTTGGAAGAAAGTGAGAAGAATATTTTCTTGgacattgcatgtttctttgtaGGGAACCATGAAGAATATGTTACTAAAATACTTGATGGTTGTGGTTTCTTTGCCTATAATGGTATCCTAATACTAAGGGAGAAGTCTCTCATAACCATTAATGAGTATGGCACAATAAACATGCATGAATTACTCGAAGTTATGGGCAAAGAAATTGTTCGTAAAGAGTCAGACAAAGATCCTGGAAAACGCACTAGGTTGTGGTTTCATGAAGATGTTCGTTATGTACTTGAACAAAATAAGGTAAGATTTACATAAAAGTACATTTCATTCGAAATTGTAAAAATGGACTGAGAAATACATATACACATGCATCCATGCACTCATTGATTTATATGCATAGTGCATCTACCACACATATCACTCACTCATAAGAggtattttgtttataagtaGAATTCCTTAATTGGCCGGTTACAGTTAGACATAATTTTTCTGTCAGTATCTTGAAATTTTCGTATATCAATAGGTAAGAATAATTAGTAAATATGTATAGACGCTGTAGGTTTGGAAGtaagatgaaatttaaaattctcatttcatcttatctcaacattacaactttttaaaattcctatataaaatataataaacaatttaaatttttaaaataccaattcaattttttcaaattccaaaataataataatattaaaaaataatattttattcgactttcaacttttatctcgaactaaaaattctcatctcaacatccaaacctaaacatataatatatatatatatatatattaaaacaaattaatgattctcgcaaatgataaaatatgaaGATCAACTTTATTATGTTTTGATTTTGTTGGTAAATTTATGCGTTGTCTTGCTAGGGAACAGATAAAATTGAAGGCATACTGATAGACTTGCCTAAAGAGGATTTGATACATTTGATACACTTGAGTCCTGGAGCTTTCAAAAAGATGCCGAATCTCAGAGTACTCATAAATCGTAATGCACTCTTTTCAGAACCGCCTAATTATTTCTCCAACGAATTGAGGGTGcttcattttaaaaactatcATGGTTCATCTTTTCCATCGAACTTTAATGGAAAGAAACTCATTGATTTAAGAATGGATAAGTGCAAGCTCAAAAAATTGAGAAAGGTAccattattatctttttttttttttttttaataacattgTAAGTATATGTTGTAAACTTTCCTCAAGCTGatatatttcatttctttttgtttgatatTTTTACAGAACTTTCAGAATTTAAAATTTCTGATCTTCAATGAGTGTGAATTCCTAACAAGAATTTCCGATAGGTCGGGACTTCCAAATTTAGAGCAATTGGACATTTCGTTTTGCAATAGATTAGTTGAGGTAGATCAATTTATTGGATCCCTTCATGAACTCGTCCGGTTGTCAATTTATGAATGCTCTAAACTTAATAGTTTTCCAAGTCTCCTCAACTCAGGATCTATTAAAGAGCTTAGTGTTAACTCTTGCAAAAGCCTGGCGTCCTTTCCTGAAATTGGGCCAGAAACGAAGTGTTTGACATCGATTAAATGGAGCTTCACTGGTATAAAAGAACTGCCTCCTTCTACTGGGAATCTCACTAAACTTCTATATTTAAATCATTTGAGACTTCGCAGTCTGCCCCCATCAAAATTAGATTCCTCCAAGTTTACCAACTGCTTCTCCACACTGACAAAATTAGATCTATCAGGAAGCACTTTCGATATGCTTCTTGGA
Encoded here:
- the LOC122299726 gene encoding disease resistance protein RUN1-like isoform X2, whose protein sequence is MAVQVQRGINTYRDDDKLQRGEEISQALSEAIESSRISVVVLSKKYASSRWCLEELAMIIDCKKTKQQIVLPVFYDVDPTEVRHQSGSFGKAWAKLKDETEDETKLQRWKSALTEVANLAGFPLGGRNESEFIQEVVRTVFKVVMPKSLNHISKHLVGMQSRVQYVRNKLSSVEVNDTTRILGIFGVGGVGKTTLAKEIYNSFLSQFQYSCFLADVRETSEQGKGLIRLQETLLREILGDSSLKVQNEDEGMGLIKKMLLSKKVLLLLDDVDQLSQVEKLLGDCDRLGDWLGLGSLIIITTRDEGLLTNYNVHLPYKMKELYQDEARRLFCWNAFKKEEPSQGFAELTENFLRYAGGLPLALKVLGSYLYKREEIKFWEDALEKCKRRLPDDIQGKLRISYDGLEESEKNIFLDIACFFVGNHEEYVTKILDGCGFFAYNGILILREKSLITINEYGTINMHELLEVMGKEIVRKESDKDPGKRTRLWFHEDVRYVLEQNKGTDKIEGILIDLPKEDLIHLIHLSPGAFKKMPNLRVLINRNALFSEPPNYFSNELRVLHFKNYHGSSFPSNFNGKKLIDLRMDKCKLKKLRKNFQNLKFLIFNECEFLTRISDRSGLPNLEQLDISFCNRLVEVDQFIGSLHELVRLSIYECSKLNSFPSLLNSGSIKELSVNSCKSLASFPEIGPETKCLTSIKWSFTGIKELPPSTGNLTKLLYLNHLRLRSLPPSKLDSSKFTNCFSTLTKLDLSGSTFDMLLGWMDRFVQLRELNLEYCKQLEKIEELPPNIEVVNARGCRSLKSFPEVSKRFEFNTSNKSRLHSIDLSGCSKMLVNVGSHVAAILRPENYFWDQSCGLLFPGNKIPNWFYHCKEISNSCSSVFIEVELLNLSVIKGILTCVVWETETSARSSDKLVANFIAVNNDGRCLGTIRRTISLMGSDHVWLAFYDLEPFTLAKGSLQLHFHCSSYYEPLVSMKRCGVHLVRKDEENAKRERDDDDDKYYSMDGNLEDGDED
- the LOC122299726 gene encoding disease resistance protein RUN1-like isoform X1, with product MAVQGASSSSLSSFTHRCKYDVFLSFRGEDTRNNFTAHLHAALVQRGINTYRDDDKLQRGEEISQALSEAIESSRISVVVLSKKYASSRWCLEELAMIIDCKKTKQQIVLPVFYDVDPTEVRHQSGSFGKAWAKLKDETEDETKLQRWKSALTEVANLAGFPLGGRNESEFIQEVVRTVFKVVMPKSLNHISKHLVGMQSRVQYVRNKLSSVEVNDTTRILGIFGVGGVGKTTLAKEIYNSFLSQFQYSCFLADVRETSEQGKGLIRLQETLLREILGDSSLKVQNEDEGMGLIKKMLLSKKVLLLLDDVDQLSQVEKLLGDCDRLGDWLGLGSLIIITTRDEGLLTNYNVHLPYKMKELYQDEARRLFCWNAFKKEEPSQGFAELTENFLRYAGGLPLALKVLGSYLYKREEIKFWEDALEKCKRRLPDDIQGKLRISYDGLEESEKNIFLDIACFFVGNHEEYVTKILDGCGFFAYNGILILREKSLITINEYGTINMHELLEVMGKEIVRKESDKDPGKRTRLWFHEDVRYVLEQNKGTDKIEGILIDLPKEDLIHLIHLSPGAFKKMPNLRVLINRNALFSEPPNYFSNELRVLHFKNYHGSSFPSNFNGKKLIDLRMDKCKLKKLRKNFQNLKFLIFNECEFLTRISDRSGLPNLEQLDISFCNRLVEVDQFIGSLHELVRLSIYECSKLNSFPSLLNSGSIKELSVNSCKSLASFPEIGPETKCLTSIKWSFTGIKELPPSTGNLTKLLYLNHLRLRSLPPSKLDSSKFTNCFSTLTKLDLSGSTFDMLLGWMDRFVQLRELNLEYCKQLEKIEELPPNIEVVNARGCRSLKSFPEVSKRFEFNTSNKSRLHSIDLSGCSKMLVNVGSHVAAILRPENYFWDQSCGLLFPGNKIPNWFYHCKEISNSCSSVFIEVELLNLSVIKGILTCVVWETETSARSSDKLVANFIAVNNDGRCLGTIRRTISLMGSDHVWLAFYDLEPFTLAKGSLQLHFHCSSYYEPLVSMKRCGVHLVRKDEENAKRERDDDDDKYYSMDGNLEDGDED